ATTCATTGCACCAAACGTTTCAGCTGCCCACGGTTGAGAGGAAGTTTTAGTCTCAGGTTTTGGTTTATCATGGTTGCATCCTAGCAGAGAAACTGCACATAAGGCCGTCGTTAATAGTAAGCGCATAATACCATTCCTTTATCATTCGTTTCTCCATAGTGTTTACAAACTCTTTGTTTTTACTCATGACGTGCAAAAATCTCTGCATCGCTATGTATGCAGAGATCATTGATTTTTCATGGATTGAAACATATGAAACATCATATTCGCCATTTGAATCGAATTCGAAAACTTTTCTACTTTATGAGGAATGGTTTGTTTGTAGTAGTGTTTGGATTCTAATTCAAATTTCTCCAGTTCTTCAGGGTTTCTAGATAAACGCCGGTACCACATTGGCTGTTCACGAACGAAGTCGTTGAGTTTAGGACGAGACTGCATATACTCGTATATATCCTTTCTCATTGCGCTTAATCTTTCCTAAAGCCAAATGGATTCCCTGGCCCGGAAGCTGCTCCTCCACCTGATGGCTTAGATGGTTGAAATTGTTGCAGTACTTGTTGAATATTCGAAATAGCGGAATTTACATTTGTGATATGATTTTGCATTTGATTCAAGTCCATGTTTTTTAGCGAGGATACAATTGTACCCATAATATCTTTTTTCTCCTCTGTGGCAGCAGCTGGTTCAGCCTTTTCACTTTCTTCTGAACGATATGCCTCCCACATTGGGTCTTCTGCACCGAATAAATACCAATCTTCATAAAGCTCTTTCCACGTTTTTTGCTGCTTTCGAACCTGTTCTACTAATTTGGGATGTGATTTTACAAATTGTTTAAATTCCACAACGGACGGATGAAGCTCTCGTTTGGTTTCCTTCACAGTCACTCACCTCATACTTAAATATAGCCTACTATATCTTAGAAAAAGAGAGCTCGTTTCGTGCGCCTATTTCAAAAATTTTTTATAGCTGTTTTTTTGAAGAAGCACGAACTGTGAACCAGTATGTAATGAAAATAGATAAAATGCTTAGCCAAAATGTAAAATAACCAATTTCAGACATATACGCATTGAGCATGCTGTATCTTGGCATCATAGAAAAAACGTAATCAATGATATCATTATGTACGGCCCATACAGCGGCAACCGCTACATGCCATAACTTAATCCGGTAAAACGGTACGTATAAAAGCCCTTGAAAAGCCATTGCTGCATGAGAAGCCATTAACATAAGCATCATCCAATCAATGTATCCTGTTAACACATAGACCAATACATTCATTATAACGGCCCAAATCCCGTATTTAAACAGCGTGACCATGGCTAAAGCTTCAAATAGTGAAAAATGTTTTCCAAGTAAAAGACCGATAAGTACGATAACAAAAAACAAGCTTGCCGTTGGACTATCAGGTACAAATAATAAAAACTTCTTAGGTGTTTCCGCTAATTGACTCCCATACCAAATATATCCGTAGATTGTTCCTAGTATATTTACAATCAGCAAAAGCGTTAAAAAACGCTTATCTTTTAAGGTATACCATAACCAAGCCATTCAGAAAGTCTCCTTTACATTTAATCTCTTCTTTATTATGTACAGTTTTTGGACAATAGCAAGCACCTATCTCATTGATATAAACCACAACATTAAATAAATTCAAAAAAAACCAGCCTTTTGGCTGGTTTTCATTATTCTTTTCCTAAGTTTCCGACAAATTCCGAGAGCGTTTTCAATTCTTTATCTGAACCTTTGAAAACACCTTTTGGCATATTGCCTTTACCATTTTTTGCGATATTGGCGATTTCTTCAGGAGATAAATCAATTCCTGTTAAAGCCGGAGCCGCAGGGCCTCCCTGTAAATTATCACCATGACAGGTCAAGCACGTTTGCTTTTGCATAATTTTGTAGCCTTCTGAATTTTTGTCAATCGCTACTTCTTCTCTAATTTTCCCTTGCTCTTCACGTGCTTTCCAATCTACCTGTGTCGCTGACTGCCACGTTAGGAAAAAGACTGCTGCTATAGCCAGAAGCATGAATCCTGTCGCAAACGGTCTCTTAGCCGGTCTTCTTTCTGGTCCGCGATCAATGAAAGGAGCAAGCATTAATGCGCCAAATGCAATCCCAGGAATAATAAATGCACCTATAATATTATATGGACCAGAAGCAAATGAATATTTAAGCAATTGATATAGAAACAAAAAATACCAGTCGGGAAGAGGCAAGTACCCCGTATCAGTCGGATCGGCAATACGTTCAAGCGGAGATGGATGAGCGATGGTTAAACATAAATAACCAATTAAAAAAACTGCTCCTACCATCCATTCTTTTAGTAAAAAGTTTGGCCAGAATGCTTCTGTTTTCCCTGGAAATTCAGAGTAATCTTTTGGAATATTGGGTTTTCGTTCTGCAGGAACACGTGAATCTCCAACAAACTTCATCCCTTTACCACGATGCATGTTCTCCCTCCTTTTTCTCACTGTTCTAGTGAAAGTACTAACAACGGAGTATGTGCTTGATGCATATGATGACTAGTGTGATTGACTAATTGAATAAAGCGTATAAACTTTTATAGTGGTCCTGAAATTCCTTGTTTACGAATCATTAAGAAGTGGGCACCCATTAAGCCAAGCAGGGCTCCGGGTAAAAAGAATACGTGAATGGCGAAAAAGCGAGTTAGTGTTTGAGCACCAACGATGTCTGGATGTCCTGAGAGTAATGTCTTCACTTGCTGGCCTATAATTGGTGTGGATTCAGCAATTTGCAAACCTACTTTCGTTGCAAATAGCGCTTTCATATCCCACGGCAACAAATAACCTGTAAAACCTAAACCTAACATAACAAAGAAAATTAACACACCCACAATCCAGTTTAACTCGCGGGGTTTTTTGTATGCTCCTTGGAAGAAAACACGAAGTGTATGTAAAAACATCATGACGATAACCAAACTTGCTCCCCAGTGATGCATACCTCGAACAATTTGTCCGAAAGCGACTTCATTTTGAAGATAATAAACGGATTCCCATGCATTTTTTATATCTGGTACATAATACATGGTCAAAAACATGCCTGATAAAATTTGAATAACGGTAACAAAAAACGTCAATCCACCAAAACAATACACAAATGCTGAAAAGTGATGTGCAGGATTTACGTGTTCTGGCACTTCATGATCGGCCACATCTCGCCATAAAGGAGTAATATCTAGCCGTTCATCCACCCAGTCATAGATTTTATTCAACATTTTCTATGCCCCTCCTTGTGGTTTGGCTTTTCCTAGATATAACGTACCGCCTTTTACCTTTTGAACGTATACATCTAACGGTCCCATCGGTGGTGTCCCCGGTACATTTTTACCGCTTTTTTCATACATTCCCCCATGACAAGGGCAGTAGAAACGATGTGGATAGTTTTTGTCACCAGCCCAGTTAACCGTACAGCCTAAATGCTTACAAATTGGTGACAGCGCAACGATTTCACCTTTATCAGTTTTGTACACCCAAGCCGATCTTGGTTCTTCTGATTTATGCCACGCATCCACTTGCTTGATTTTAAAATCGACACGTTTCGGCTCTTTTGTAATGTCTTTAACCTGCGCTACAGCTACTAAATCCTGACCCGCTTCTTTTTCCAAAATTGGATCTACTGCAAAGCGCACCATTGGCATTAACATTCCAGCAGCCATAAATCCCCCTACACCAGTGAGCGTATAGTTTAAAAACTGTCGTCTTGATACCCGATCACCCATGCTTTTCCCCCCTTTAAAAAAGTTCAGTCCAGAGAATTTTGGACACATGATGGACCATTCTATTAAACTAGGACATAATCATGATATATTAATATTTCTGGAAGGTCAATACAATAAAAACCTAAAACATGGAAATAATCTTTATTTTTCTAAATTTTTCGTCATTATTTTGTTTGCGCTTCCATTGCTTATTCTACAGCCTTTTTAAACACTCCATTTCTCTACAAAAATCGGCAGGAGCTGTTGGACTTGTTCATGTATGAGCGTATACTTATGCGAGTCGTCTATATGCTCAAGCGGTAAAGCAGGTATCCAAATGCAGTGAGCCCCTATTTCTTTTTCATACTGCAGCCAATCTCGGTCGCTAGTAAGCACAAAAAGATGTTTGACTTCATTGTCATTTATATGCTCATTCCAACGAAGTAATGTTTCATAAACAGCAGCTACTCCATCTTTTTTTAAGTATGTAAAACTAGGTGTTAAAATCACTCTTCCTTTAAATTGTCTCTCTAACTCTTCAGTAAGAGCAGTCGTATATTCACTCATAGATGCAGTAAGCTTTAAATCTTCTCCGAAATCAATAGGAATGAGTGGAACCAATACGGTATCAACATAACTTTTGGATTGTAAATACACATCCATTTCCTTCGCCTGCAGCTTCAACTTTCTTCTCCTCTCAGCAAGCTTGCTAAGGCTTGTCTTATTTATTTTTCAAACTGAATAAGGAGATAAAAAAAGAGATTGACCTTTTTCTAAGAAGCTAGCCAATCTCTCGTTTATCTACTGTACATAATGGTTATTTAAATATTCGCTTAAGCGCTGAAATTCCTCTTTATCATTTTCATCTAATGCTTTATCAATTAGTTCCATGATTTTTGATCGTTGAAATTTCTGAATAGATTCTTCCAATATTTGCTCAGCTAATACTCTGTCTTTTTCATTTGTTTGATTAGCTTTTGGCATATACGGATTGTCTTCCAGTACAGCCACATATTGAGGCGATGAATACAACGATCGGAAGTTTAATTGAATATAAATGTCTTCTTCTCGATTCAAACGAATATCATGAAATGATTTTTCTGCATCGGTTGTCATGATATTTTCTTTATAAAAACGAAATGGAGGGTCTTCCACACAGTGCGTAGACATCACCATCCCGCGAGGACAAAACTGTGCTTGCTCAACGAAGTGAACTCGTTTCATCAATTGATCATGGCTCATCAAATAATTTAAAATCCATACACATTCTCTGCGCTTCAGCTGATAATTCGTTAAAAACCAGCGAACAAATTCTTTTTTCTCGTTGACAGTAACAGGGGTCGTCATATTCTCACTTCCCTCCTCTGTGTTTAAACTCTCAGTTAAAACACCTTTTACAGTTATTTATTCCACACGGCAGCAATAAAATCCTCTGAACTATTATTTATTCTTCTAATTGAAATAATATGTCTTGAATTTCATCTACTGTTGGATCCATGGCTAATAAAGCTTGGAAAATCCCCTTCGCTTTCGAGCGCTGTCCTTCTTCTAATAAGAAATAGCCATACTCTTCTAAAAACGCATACTCTTCTTTAAAAACAGTATATGCAGATTCGTAGTATTTTAGCGCTTCTTCATAATTTTCTAATTCCTGATAAGCTTTTGCTAAATCCCATTCAAAATGAGGGTCATGCTCATTATATTCTTTGGCATGCTCGATATTCTCTACTACATCTTCATATCTCTCTTGACTCATATAAAGTTTAGAGAGAGTTAAAATAGCTTCAATGTACCCTGGATCTAGTGCAATCGCTTGTTGAAACGCCGATTCAGCCTCTTCTTCTAGACCGCGCTTTAATGCTATTTTACCTTTAAAAAAGTAAAGTTCTTTTTGAAATTCATCCTGCGCAATACCTTCGTTGACAGCCACCGCAGCCTCTTCTAGCATCTCTTCATGTTCATATGACTTTGCTAAATATAAATAAAGAGAATGGTACTCACGGTCTAACTCTTTTAGTTCTGTAAACTTTTCAATAGCGGTCTGATAATGACCTGCTTGATACGCTGAAATCGCATATTCAAATAGTGTGTTAATCTCAAGCTTATCTTTTAACGCTTGATCAAAGTAAGGAAGCGCTTCTTCGAACTGGCCGATACCTGCTAGACTTTCAGCTAATCGCTGACGAAGATCCGTACCGTTAAATTCTTTTTCTGTTTTTAGCAGCGTTTGATAAAAAGGAATTGCCTTTTGATAAATTCCTTGACTGCTGTAAAATTCACCGAGCCCAAAATCGATAACCGGCTCATTTGGAAGCATTTTTTTCGCTTCCATTAACTTTTGCTCACTTACTTCACTAAGGCCTTGCATTTGATATAAGTCAGCTACAAGAAGCAGAGCTGGCACGTAATTATCGTCTTCGCTGCTAATTTGATTTAAAATATGAATGGCTTCTTCTTCTTCTTCTAAATCAATGAGCATTTCAGCTTTTAATAAATACAGCTCGCCTTCTTCTGGGTATTTAGCAATGAGCTCGTCTATTAAAGGCAGCGCATCATTTACTAGTCCCCACTCCTGTAGCTGTTCAGCCATTAAAAACTTTTCTTCGTCTGTAGCTTTATCTTTCAATTCATGAATAAGGGCAAGACCTTTTTCAATTTCATTGGATTCTACGTAACCTATCGCGCGGTCTAGTTCTTTCACACACAATTCTCCTTTATTATTACATTCACTTTTTATATAAAAATAAAACGAATTAATTTTCTATTTTTCCAAACTCGAAGCAAGAACACATGCTTCTATACACCATGATAAAATAGTTTGAGCGTTTGTTCAACAAATCAATTTGAATACGCTTACATTTTTTTAGGTAAAAACGAGATTGAGACATGAAACCTTCGTTCACCATCTCAATAAAAAATCCGAACGAGTTTGATTTTTCATCAACAATATCAATTCCTCGTTCGGATTTCCCTTCAACCAAAATACGTTTGTTCCAGCCTCTTCCTTATTGGCTTAGCTCATCAAGATCTTCAAAAAAAGTAGGGTAGGAGACGTGAATGGCATCACTTCTCATTAGCGTTACCTCTCCCGTTGCAATGGCTGCTGCGACCGCAAGCATCATTCCAATTCGATGATCTCCGTAGCTGTCTACTTCCCCGCTTCGCAGGGCCGTCTTGCCTTCGATAATAAGTCCATCAGGTGTTGGCGTAACGGAGGCACCCAGCTTGCTTAGCTCGGTTGCAACCGTATCGATGCGGTTCGTTTCTTTTACTTTTAGTTCTTCCGCATCTTTAATCACCGTTTTCCCAGTTGCCTGAGTCGCCAAAAGAGCGATTACCGGAATTTCATCAATTAAACGAGGAATTAAATCGCCCCCAATTTCAATCCCTTTCAACTGAGACGTTTCAATCGTCAAATCGCCAATAGGCTCTCCATTTTGAATACGTTCATTGGAAATTGTAAGGCGTGCACCCATTTGCTGAAGCACATCAATAATACCTGTTCTTGTAGGATTGAGTCCGACGTTTTTCAAAACGATTCGGCTGTTTGGAACAATGGCTCCTGCAACAAGAAAGAATGCAGCTGAAGAAATGTCTCCAGGGACGTACACATCCGTTCCGCGCAGGGATTGTCCCCCTTCAATACTTACAGTCGTTCCATCTACCTCTACGTCTACTCCAAATGCGCGAAGCATACGCTCGGTATGGTCGCGTGATGTAAAAGGCTCGGTTACTTTTGTTGTGCCTTCGGCATGAAGTCCCGCTAGTAAAATCGCCGATTTTACTTGTGCACTTGCTACAGGAGAATGGTAATGAATTGCTTTTAATGCTCCTCCTCTAGTAGATAAAGGCGTATATTGGCCATGCTCACGCCCATCAATCTTTGCACCCATAGAGCGCAGCGGCACCGTAACACGGCTCATTGGACGCTTGGCAATCGACTCATCTCCAATTAGAGATGTATGAAATGGCACACCGGCAAGAATCCCCAGCATTAAACGAGTAGTTGTTCCTGAATTTCCTACATCTAAGATGGAAGTAGGTTCACTTAATCCTTCGATACCTTTACCTTCCACTTCAACATACTCGCCTTCTCTTTTAATCGATACGCCCATCTTTTCAAAACAAGAGATAGTACTTAAGCAATCTTCACCTGCTAAAAAATGATTAATCGTAGTTTTCCCTTCTGCCATCGCTCCGAACATCACAGCTCTGTGAGAAATTGACTTATCCCCGGGAATAGAAATTTCTCCTTGAAGAGATGAAAGATTCGTTTTTAATGGTTTTCCACTCATTTCATTCACACCTTTCATACATTAAGAAATAAACGTCTGATATTGATGCTGATGGAGACACGCTCTTGCCCGCTTTCTATCTTCCTCTGTTTGAAAGCTCAAACGTAATACTCCGTATATATCTTCTCGTGTTTCCAAAATTCGAATGTTTGTAATACTGATTTCATCTTCTGCTAAATAACCGGTTACTTCTGAGATAATACCCGGATAGTCAGGAACATCCACATAGAGATCATAAAAGGATGGAATCGCTCCTTTGGTTCGTACAGGAAGCTGATCTCTAAATTGTTTCGCTTGTGAAAAATATGTATAGATATCATTCGCATCTTTTCGTTCGATCATATTTCGCACGTCGTTCATTTCTTCAAGCCAGTGGTCAAACATTGAAAGAAGCGCATCCTGGTTATGAAGCAAAATATCTCTCCACATCGCTGGACTGCTTGAAGCAATACGTGTAATATCACGAAACCCTCCAGCCGCAAGCTGCGAAACTAGCTGATTGTCTTGTTGGTAATATTCTGCTTGATGAACAAGGCTTGCAGCAATAATATGTGGAAAATGGCTAATGACACCTGCTAATTTATCATGTTCTTTTGGTGACATTACAATAATTTTAGCTTTTGTACCACTTAGCAATTCCTTTAAGCTGTTTAAAGCCTCCGAAGAAGTAGAAGATGAAGGTGTTAATACATACATTGCATTTTCAAATAAATGAGCTTTAGAAGCAGCTACTCCGCTTTTATGAGACCCCGCCATTGGATGACCCCCGATAAACTCAATGCCTTTAGAAATAAGAGCCTCGGCTGTCTTCACTACTTCTTCTTTTGTACTTCCTACGTCTGTTACGATGACAGACTGTTTGAGCGTAAAATGTTCGAACTGTTTTAGCACTTCCGCTGCTTGGGTGACCGGAATGGCAATAACAATATAATCCGCTTGCTCAGCGCCTTGTTGCAAAGAAGAAGCCGCTTGGTCAATTACGCCTAGAGTTTTAGCGAGCTCCAGCTGCTCTTGATTAATGTCAAAACCTATTACATCAAGATGATGCTGCGTCTTTTTTATATTAAGTGCAAGAGATCCTCCAATTAATCCCAGGCCTACAACAAAAACATTTTCTTTCACTTTCCTTCACCTCATTGTGCATATGAAGATGAGAGTGTGAAATCACACTCTCATCTTTTACTATATTAGGTATTAAGCTTTCGCCGTTTCTTGGTTAACAAACTGCTGAAGCAATTCAATGATTTGTTCATTTTGTTCTTTTGTTCCCACCGTAATACGAACGGAAGTTGGGAAGCCTAATGCATTCCCTGAACGAACGATAAATCCGCGCTGCAATAAAAATTGAAACACTTCATCGCCTTGACGGCCAAAATCAATTAGAACAAAATTAGTGAAAGAAGGATAATAGTTTAAGCCATTCTTATCACAGAAAGCATAGTACTGCTGCAAACCTGCTTCATTTTTCTTTTTGCACTCTTCAATGAACGCTTGGTCTTCAAGAGCAACGATTGCTGCTTTTTGAGCCATGCGGCTTGTATTAAAAGGTTCGCGAGCCGGCTCAATTTTTTGTAGCAATGATTCGTTTGCAATACCGTAACCAATACGCAAAGAAGCTAAGCCGTATGCTTTTGAAAATGTGCGAAGTACAATTAAGTTTTCGTATTCATTCAAAAGCTCTACCGTATTCGGATAGTCGGCTTGGTCTGCTGCATACTCAAAATACGCTTCATCCATAACGATTAACGTATGCTTAGGAACTTGCTTCATAAAGGAAATTAACTCATCGCCCTTCACATACGTTCCCGTTGGGTTATTAGGACTGCATACCCATACAATTGTCGTATTTTCATCAATTGCACGAAGCATAGCATTTAAATCATGATCTCCGCCGCGCAGCGGTACTTCACGAATTTCTGCACCTTCAATTACGGCATTGTGCTTATATTGAGGAAATGATGGCGTTGGCATGACAGTGTTTGTATCAGCCGATAGTAAAGCTCGGCAAATAATTTGAATGACTTCATCAGACCCATTTCCAAAAATCAGCTGATCTTGCTCTACACCTACGTGTTTTGCTACTGCTGCACGCAGTTCAGCTGCATAACCGTCTGGATAAAGCGCCATATTTTCAATTTCTGCAGCAATCGCCTCTTTTACTAAAGCAGAGCTGCCGTAAGGATTTTCATTGGATGCTAATTTTACAACGCGATCTAAATTAAATTCACGCTTCACTTCTTCAATTGGCTTACCTGGTTTATATGGAGATAAAGTTAGTAATTGTTCTTTTACCTTCACCGTGTTACACCTCGCATTTTTGTATAGGCGAAACGATGGATGCAACATACTCCTCAATTTGATTTAATCCGTCTCGGCGTGTATCCTTATTTAAAAGAACTTGTTCAAGCTGGCCAATTTT
The genomic region above belongs to Priestia megaterium and contains:
- the aroA gene encoding 3-phosphoshikimate 1-carboxyvinyltransferase, producing the protein MSGKPLKTNLSSLQGEISIPGDKSISHRAVMFGAMAEGKTTINHFLAGEDCLSTISCFEKMGVSIKREGEYVEVEGKGIEGLSEPTSILDVGNSGTTTRLMLGILAGVPFHTSLIGDESIAKRPMSRVTVPLRSMGAKIDGREHGQYTPLSTRGGALKAIHYHSPVASAQVKSAILLAGLHAEGTTKVTEPFTSRDHTERMLRAFGVDVEVDGTTVSIEGGQSLRGTDVYVPGDISSAAFFLVAGAIVPNSRIVLKNVGLNPTRTGIIDVLQQMGARLTISNERIQNGEPIGDLTIETSQLKGIEIGGDLIPRLIDEIPVIALLATQATGKTVIKDAEELKVKETNRIDTVATELSKLGASVTPTPDGLIIEGKTALRSGEVDSYGDHRIGMMLAVAAAIATGEVTLMRSDAIHVSYPTFFEDLDELSQ
- a CDS encoding YpiF family protein; translated protein: MKLQAKEMDVYLQSKSYVDTVLVPLIPIDFGEDLKLTASMSEYTTALTEELERQFKGRVILTPSFTYLKKDGVAAVYETLLRWNEHINDNEVKHLFVLTSDRDWLQYEKEIGAHCIWIPALPLEHIDDSHKYTLIHEQVQQLLPIFVEKWSV
- a CDS encoding menaquinol-cytochrome c reductase cytochrome b/c subunit, with product MHRGKGMKFVGDSRVPAERKPNIPKDYSEFPGKTEAFWPNFLLKEWMVGAVFLIGYLCLTIAHPSPLERIADPTDTGYLPLPDWYFLFLYQLLKYSFASGPYNIIGAFIIPGIAFGALMLAPFIDRGPERRPAKRPFATGFMLLAIAAVFFLTWQSATQVDWKAREEQGKIREEVAIDKNSEGYKIMQKQTCLTCHGDNLQGGPAAPALTGIDLSPEEIANIAKNGKGNMPKGVFKGSDKELKTLSEFVGNLGKE
- a CDS encoding prephenate dehydrogenase encodes the protein MKENVFVVGLGLIGGSLALNIKKTQHHLDVIGFDINQEQLELAKTLGVIDQAASSLQQGAEQADYIVIAIPVTQAAEVLKQFEHFTLKQSVIVTDVGSTKEEVVKTAEALISKGIEFIGGHPMAGSHKSGVAASKAHLFENAMYVLTPSSSTSSEALNSLKELLSGTKAKIIVMSPKEHDKLAGVISHFPHIIAASLVHQAEYYQQDNQLVSQLAAGGFRDITRIASSSPAMWRDILLHNQDALLSMFDHWLEEMNDVRNMIERKDANDIYTYFSQAKQFRDQLPVRTKGAIPSFYDLYVDVPDYPGIISEVTGYLAEDEISITNIRILETREDIYGVLRLSFQTEEDRKRARACLHQHQYQTFIS
- a CDS encoding ReoY family proteolytic degradation factor, whose protein sequence is MTTPVTVNEKKEFVRWFLTNYQLKRRECVWILNYLMSHDQLMKRVHFVEQAQFCPRGMVMSTHCVEDPPFRFYKENIMTTDAEKSFHDIRLNREEDIYIQLNFRSLYSSPQYVAVLEDNPYMPKANQTNEKDRVLAEQILEESIQKFQRSKIMELIDKALDENDKEEFQRLSEYLNNHYVQ
- a CDS encoding YlbE-like family protein, whose product is MRKDIYEYMQSRPKLNDFVREQPMWYRRLSRNPEELEKFELESKHYYKQTIPHKVEKFSNSIQMANMMFHMFQSMKNQ
- the ylbD gene encoding YlbD family protein; protein product: MKETKRELHPSVVEFKQFVKSHPKLVEQVRKQQKTWKELYEDWYLFGAEDPMWEAYRSEESEKAEPAAATEEKKDIMGTIVSSLKNMDLNQMQNHITNVNSAISNIQQVLQQFQPSKPSGGGAASGPGNPFGFRKD
- the lhaT gene encoding lipoprotein heptaprenylglyceryl N-acetyltransferase LhaT, with amino-acid sequence MAWLWYTLKDKRFLTLLLIVNILGTIYGYIWYGSQLAETPKKFLLFVPDSPTASLFFVIVLIGLLLGKHFSLFEALAMVTLFKYGIWAVIMNVLVYVLTGYIDWMMLMLMASHAAMAFQGLLYVPFYRIKLWHVAVAAVWAVHNDIIDYVFSMMPRYSMLNAYMSEIGYFTFWLSILSIFITYWFTVRASSKKQL
- a CDS encoding tetratricopeptide repeat protein encodes the protein MCVKELDRAIGYVESNEIEKGLALIHELKDKATDEEKFLMAEQLQEWGLVNDALPLIDELIAKYPEEGELYLLKAEMLIDLEEEEEAIHILNQISSEDDNYVPALLLVADLYQMQGLSEVSEQKLMEAKKMLPNEPVIDFGLGEFYSSQGIYQKAIPFYQTLLKTEKEFNGTDLRQRLAESLAGIGQFEEALPYFDQALKDKLEINTLFEYAISAYQAGHYQTAIEKFTELKELDREYHSLYLYLAKSYEHEEMLEEAAVAVNEGIAQDEFQKELYFFKGKIALKRGLEEEAESAFQQAIALDPGYIEAILTLSKLYMSQERYEDVVENIEHAKEYNEHDPHFEWDLAKAYQELENYEEALKYYESAYTVFKEEYAFLEEYGYFLLEEGQRSKAKGIFQALLAMDPTVDEIQDILFQLEE
- the qcrB gene encoding menaquinol-cytochrome c reductase cytochrome b subunit, whose product is MLNKIYDWVDERLDITPLWRDVADHEVPEHVNPAHHFSAFVYCFGGLTFFVTVIQILSGMFLTMYYVPDIKNAWESVYYLQNEVAFGQIVRGMHHWGASLVIVMMFLHTLRVFFQGAYKKPRELNWIVGVLIFFVMLGLGFTGYLLPWDMKALFATKVGLQIAESTPIIGQQVKTLLSGHPDIVGAQTLTRFFAIHVFFLPGALLGLMGAHFLMIRKQGISGPL
- a CDS encoding QcrA and Rieske domain-containing protein, which encodes MGDRVSRRQFLNYTLTGVGGFMAAGMLMPMVRFAVDPILEKEAGQDLVAVAQVKDITKEPKRVDFKIKQVDAWHKSEEPRSAWVYKTDKGEIVALSPICKHLGCTVNWAGDKNYPHRFYCPCHGGMYEKSGKNVPGTPPMGPLDVYVQKVKGGTLYLGKAKPQGGA
- the hisC gene encoding histidinol-phosphate transaminase, which produces MKVKEQLLTLSPYKPGKPIEEVKREFNLDRVVKLASNENPYGSSALVKEAIAAEIENMALYPDGYAAELRAAVAKHVGVEQDQLIFGNGSDEVIQIICRALLSADTNTVMPTPSFPQYKHNAVIEGAEIREVPLRGGDHDLNAMLRAIDENTTIVWVCSPNNPTGTYVKGDELISFMKQVPKHTLIVMDEAYFEYAADQADYPNTVELLNEYENLIVLRTFSKAYGLASLRIGYGIANESLLQKIEPAREPFNTSRMAQKAAIVALEDQAFIEECKKKNEAGLQQYYAFCDKNGLNYYPSFTNFVLIDFGRQGDEVFQFLLQRGFIVRSGNALGFPTSVRITVGTKEQNEQIIELLQQFVNQETAKA